GGTCTTGCGGAGATGGCTATGACGATACAGAGACTTCCCGTGTTCTACAAGCAAAGAGATCTTTTGTTTCATCCACCTTGGGCATACACGCTTCCTACTTTCTTGCTAGGGATCCCAATCTCCATCTTTGAGACAACTGCTTGGATGGTTGTGACGTATTACTCCATAGGACTTGCACCAGAGGCAGAACGGTTCTTCAAACAGTTCCTCATCATATTTCTAGTCCAACAAATGGCTGCTGGGATATTCAGATTCATTGCATCTATCTGTAGAACCATGACCATAGCTAACACAGGTGGTATGCTAGCGCTACTAGTCGTGTTCTTAACCGGAGGGTTCCTTCTTCCTCGCCGTGAGATCCCGGTTTGGTGGAGGTGGGCTTTTTGGGCTTCTCCACTTTCATACGGTTTCAATGCCATAAGCGTCAATGAACTGTTTGCTCCTAGATGGAtgaataaaatggtaactatcttttaaaatcatatacTAAAGTTAAAAAGACTGCAAAGCCCTCATGTTGTTTGTATACATGCAGTCTTCAGACAACACGACGAGGTTAGGGACAGCGATGCTTAACATGTGGGGTGTATTTGATGACAAGAACTGGTATTGGATAGGCATTGGAGGTCTGTTTGGTTTTGCTGTCCTCTTCAACGGTCTTTTCACACTTGCACTTTCTTATCTAGACCGTAAGTTTCCTTTTTTAGTATTACTTCCAGCACAAGCTCATAAAGAtactaactatatatatatatatatcattacaACAGCACTTGGGAAGCCACAAGCTATACTCccaaaagaagaagacgaaTCCAAGAGTAAGTATTACTTTGTTTATACAATAACTTatatgagaaaaataaaaaaaggaagttaATGCTAATGTATATATTGCAAAACAGATGAGATTCCAATGGAGAATGTGAGCACCAAGAAAGGAATGGTTCTTCCTTTCACTCCACTAGCTCTGTCCTTTGACGATGTTAAATACTTTGTTGACATGCCTGCGGTAATCTTTTTAAACACTAGTttgattcttatttttttactataagTGAAAAACATACTCATAGGAAACTTTGATGATGCAGGAAATGAGAGACCAAGGAGTTCAAGAAACAAGACTGCAACTACTAAAAGGAGTAACAAGCACGTTCAGGCCAGGAGTGCTGACCGCATTGATGGGTGTGAGTGGTGCGGGGAAGACAACCTTGATGGACGTTTTAGCCGGGAGAAAAACAGGAGGATACATAGAAGGAGACATAAGAGTGTCTGGTTTCCCCAAGAAACAAGAGACTTTCGCTAGAATCTCTGGTTACTGTGAACAAACAGATATTCATTCTCCACAAATTACTGTAAGAGAATCACTTATCTTCTCTGCTTTCCTTCGCCTTGCTAAAGAAGTAAGCAAAGAGGAGAAAATGATGTTTGTGGATCAAGTGATGGAACTGGTTGAGTTGGTGGACTTAAGAGACGCCATTGTGGGTATACCAGGTGTCACAGGACTTTCCACTGAACAGAGAAAAAGATTAACAATCGCTGTTGAGCTTGTGGCCAACCCTTCAATAATCTTCATGGACGAGCCTACTTCAGGATTGGACGCTAGAGCAGCTGCCATTGTGATGAGAGCTGTGAGGAACACAGTGGACACAGGGAGAACAGTGGTCTGCACCATTCACCAACCTAGCATTGATATTTTCGAGGCGTTTGATGAGTTACTACTAATGAAGAGAGGAGGACAAGTGATCTACTCTGGTCCTTTAGGCAGAAACTCTCACAAGATTGTTGAGTACTTTGAAGCCATTCCCGGAGTGCCAAAGATTCCTGAAAAATACAATCCAGCCACTTGGATGCTTGAAGCTAGCTCCCTTGCTGCCGAGTTGAAGCTTGGAGTTGACTTTGCTGAGCTCTACAAGTCTTCTTCTCTATGCCAGTGAGTAAACATAACAACAATATTCTATAGAGAAATACTTTAGAATAGCAATAAAAAactttttatcacaaaatagctattttaatatttatatatatatatatatataaagttattttaatatttatttatttatatgtttatagttATTGTCTTCCTTATTTATTCTTTTGgtcataaaaacatttttaagtcttttttagaaattttgctTTTTCTATGTGTTACATCCAAACTTACTAACATATGAGAACTATTGTCACAGGAGAAACAAGCAACTGGTACAAGAACTCAGCGTGCCTCCACAAGGAGCATCTGATCTCTACTTTGCCACACAGTTTTCACAGAACACATGGGGACAATATAAATCATGTCTATGGAAGCAGTGGTGGACTTACTGGAGATCACCTGACTACAACGTTGTCCGGTTCATCTTCACCTTAGCAACAGCTCTTATGATCGGTTCTGTCTTCTGGCAAATCGGAGGTAAGAGATCAAACGTCCAAGACCTGACGATGGTGTTAGGAGCAATCTATTCAGCAGTTATATTCATTGGAGTGAACAACTGCTCCACGGTGCAACCATTGGTGGCAGTGGAACGTACAGTGTTTTACAGAGAAAAAGCTGCTGGAATGTACTCAGCTATACCCTATGCTATCTCCCAAGTGACTTGTGAGCTGCCTTATGTCTTCATCCAGACCACATACTATTCACTTATCGTCTACGCAATGGTTGGATTCGAGTGGAAAGCTTCAAAGTTCTTGTGGTTCCTCTTCATCAACTACACTTCTTTCCTCTACTGGACTTACTATGGCATGATGACTGTCTCCCTCACACCTAACCAACAAGTTGCTTCCATCTTTGCATCAGCCTTTTATGGTATCTTTAACCTCTTCTCTGGCTTCTTTATCCCCAGACCTAAAATCCCCAAGTGGTGGATATGGTATTACTGGATCTGCCCTGTCGCTTGGACCATATACGGTTTGATCACCTCTCAGTATGGTGACGTTGAGACTCCCATTGCTTTCCCTGGTGGTCCTCCTAACCTCACTGTTAAGCAATACCTTAAAGACCAATATGGTTTTGAGTCAGACTTCATGGGACCTGTTGCAGCTGTCCTTGTTATCTTCCCTGTCTTCTTTGCCTTTGTCTTCGCCTTCTGCATCAAGACTCTCAATTTCCAGACTAGATAAAACCATGCTCTCTTTTATTATCCACTGTCTTGTTGCAATAaaactctttcttcttttattatttGTGATATATACTGAATTTTCGATAATATAAGTATATGTTaattgctgtcaaaaaaaaagtatatgatAATTACGATTTACCCCATAAGGTTGTTCTCTAGTATATTAAGATTATTAATTTGTGTATTATAATGAACTACATTAAGATTCGCGCATTGCGCGGAAAAAACATTATGTAAACAAACTATTTTtacgtatttttatttattttgtgtatatttacgtattatgaaataatgaatatattgaataattgagAAGCGagtaaatattatgtatataattaaagcGGAAGAAACACATAatcaaagtaaataaataaaaacaatcattttatttattttatatggtatataattaattttttttgatgaaatttaaaatttattgatctGTTAAAGAATGTTATATACAAACCCAGCCTCTAGATTATAAACTTTCTACTCTATggtataaaaagaaaaaaaaatatctgatcTATGTGGTAATCTCAAACCATCTCTGTAGGAGACCTCCATATTTATGATCTTGTACCGTAAAGAGACCATTCTGTTCCTAACGGCTTTGTCAATGACTCTTCTCAGTTGATCAATGGATGTCCATGTTTGGTGATGTCGTCTCGCGTTACGTTCTCTCCACAGATGGTAAATCACACTCTGCAGTAACATCTTTGAAAGAATTATGTCCATTCTCTTCTCCCCCAGCCGCTGCAAACGATTGATAGTCCAATGCCAATCTGGATTGATTCCTCTTCCCATTAATCGGTTTGCAAGACCTTCCCAGACTGTATAGGAGTATGGATATACGAAGAAGAGGGGGTCTCTCGTTTCATCTCATTCTCCACAAAACACACAACCCTGCACCACACCCCATTGCCTCATTCGGTCCCCTGTGGACAATCTGTTTTTAATGGCTAACCAAGTGATAAAAAGGAAAACCGAGGAACTTCTTGCGAGAACCACACCACTCTACTCCAAGCTATTTTAGGGGTCTTAactcatatgattttaatgATATTGACATAAGTATAGAGTATAtcataatatgaatatttaattGAAGTTTCCtagtttctactcatatgatttttattaacatttgtatatttttttcattgtgaaatttttaatagttgtagtaatttttaatcatttaaaaatattcaattaaaatttaaaaattaaaatattcaggTCTCAATACCTtttcaatgtaaatttattaacgtatttatatattttttttttttgaaacacaattaACGTATTTattaacgtatatatatatatatatattatatggcatatagtttaatttaaacgatattaaatatatatatatatatatatatatatatatatatatatatatatatatttaatctgaatatatattaaatgacacttcatattcatataattttatgatcatttgtatctttttataacaaaaatgtaaaataattgttcacaaaaatttcattgtaatatttttaatagttttagtaatttatagtcgtttagaaaattcaaaatataacatataagaaaaaaatctatatatttttattatatatttaatttgatggtttcttttttgtaataatataaattaaacaaaaaggatggatgatgcaaaaattattaccaaatatttattattgaaaattattaattgttatat
This genomic interval from Brassica napus cultivar Da-Ae chromosome A6, Da-Ae, whole genome shotgun sequence contains the following:
- the LOC106346682 gene encoding ABC transporter G family member 35 translates to MDYDPAHAMSRGGSMRRSISRSVSRASRNLEDIFSPSSRRTKSVNEDEEALKWAAIEKLPTYSRLRTSLMPALGEDDIYGNQILNKEVDVTKLDGEERAKFIDMVFKVAEQDNERILTKLRNRIDRVGITLPTVEVRYDHLTVKADCYTGDRSLPSLTNTVRNMGESLLGLVGIHLAKKAQLTILKDVSGIVKPSRMTLLLGPPSSGKTTLLLALAGKLDKSLDISGEVTYNGYRLNEFVPIKTSAYISQNDLHVGIMTVKETLDFSARCQGVGTRYDLLNELARREKDAGIFPEADVDLFMKASAAQGVKSSLITDYTLKILGLDICKDTIVGDDMMRGISGGQKKRVTTGEMIVGPTKTLFMDEISTGLDSSTTFQIVKCLQQIVHLTEATVVISLLQPAPETFDLFDDIILLSEGQTVYQGPRDHIVEFFESFGFKCPERKGTADFLQEVTSKKDQEQYWVDQTKPYRYITVPEFARKFKTFHVGNKLSNELSVPFDKSKGHKAALVFDKYSVKKSELLKTCWDKEWMLMKRNSFFYVFKTVSIIIIAAILSSVFLRTEMNTRNEADANMYMGALLFGLIMNMFNGLAEMAMTIQRLPVFYKQRDLLFHPPWAYTLPTFLLGIPISIFETTAWMVVTYYSIGLAPEAERFFKQFLIIFLVQQMAAGIFRFIASICRTMTIANTGGMLALLVVFLTGGFLLPRREIPVWWRWAFWASPLSYGFNAISVNELFAPRWMNKMSSDNTTRLGTAMLNMWGVFDDKNWYWIGIGGLFGFAVLFNGLFTLALSYLDPLGKPQAILPKEEDESKNEIPMENVSTKKGMVLPFTPLALSFDDVKYFVDMPAEMRDQGVQETRLQLLKGVTSTFRPGVLTALMGVSGAGKTTLMDVLAGRKTGGYIEGDIRVSGFPKKQETFARISGYCEQTDIHSPQITVRESLIFSAFLRLAKEVSKEEKMMFVDQVMELVELVDLRDAIVGIPGVTGLSTEQRKRLTIAVELVANPSIIFMDEPTSGLDARAAAIVMRAVRNTVDTGRTVVCTIHQPSIDIFEAFDELLLMKRGGQVIYSGPLGRNSHKIVEYFEAIPGVPKIPEKYNPATWMLEASSLAAELKLGVDFAELYKSSSLCQRNKQLVQELSVPPQGASDLYFATQFSQNTWGQYKSCLWKQWWTYWRSPDYNVVRFIFTLATALMIGSVFWQIGGKRSNVQDLTMVLGAIYSAVIFIGVNNCSTVQPLVAVERTVFYREKAAGMYSAIPYAISQVTCELPYVFIQTTYYSLIVYAMVGFEWKASKFLWFLFINYTSFLYWTYYGMMTVSLTPNQQVASIFASAFYGIFNLFSGFFIPRPKIPKWWIWYYWICPVAWTIYGLITSQYGDVETPIAFPGGPPNLTVKQYLKDQYGFESDFMGPVAAVLVIFPVFFAFVFAFCIKTLNFQTR